A window of the Lactuca sativa cultivar Salinas chromosome 7, Lsat_Salinas_v11, whole genome shotgun sequence genome harbors these coding sequences:
- the LOC111880855 gene encoding probable inositol transporter 2, producing the protein MEGGIHPADSSAFRECFSLAWKNPYVLRLAFSAGIGGLLFGYDTGVISGALLYIRDDFKSVDKKTVLQESIVSMALAGAIVGAAMGGWLNDRYGRRFALLVADFLFFIGAILMAAAPNPSVLIVGRIFVGLGVGMASMTAPLYISEASPAKVRGALVSTNGFLITGGQFLSYLINLAFTKAPGTWRWMLGVAGLPALLQFVLMLALPESPRWLYRKGREEEAITILRKIYPASDVEAEIEALKESVEKEIEETGSSEKINMIQLLKTRTVRRGLIAGVGLQVFQQFVGINTVMYYSPTIIQLAGIASNQTALLLSLVTAGLNALGSVVSIYFIDRIGRKKLLVISLIGCILSLGLLSAVFHETTSHSPPVSAVESSHFGNITCPAFTSAGPSATWSCMRCLKGSDCGFCASQTDKLLPGACLVENKIVKDTCHGEGRLWYTRGCPSQYGWLALVGLALYIIFFSPGMGTVPWIVNSEIYPLRFRGVCGGIAATSNWISNLIVAQSFLSLTEAIGTSWTFLGFGVISVVALLFVIIFVPETKGLPIEDVEKMLEERVFQLKFWKKRTPVVKKSAPV; encoded by the exons ATGGAAGGAGGGATACATCCGGCGGACTCATCTGCGTTCCGCGAGTGTTTTTCGTTGGCATGGAAGAACCCTTACGTTCTTCGTCTTGCTTTCTCTGCGGGTATTGGTGGACTTCTGTTTGGTTATGATACAG GAGTGATATCTGGTGCGCTTCTTTACATCAGGGATGACTTCAAGTCTGTGGATAAGAAGACTGTTTTGCAG GAGAGTATAGTGAGCATGGCACTTGCCGGAGCAATTGTCGGAGCGGCAATGGGAGGGTGGTTAAATGACCGTTATGGACGGAGATTCGCACTGTTAGTTGCGGATTTCCTTTTCTTTATTGGAGCGATCCTTATGGCTGCTGCACCCAACCCCAGTGTTCTGATTGTGGGCCGTATCTTTGTTGGACTGGGAGTTGGAATGGCTTCAATGACTGCTCCGTTGTATATATCTGAGGCGTCTCCTGCGAAAGTCAGAGGCGCTTTGGTCAGCACGAACGGGTTCTTGATCACCGGAGGCCAGTTTCTATCTTACCTAATCAATTTAGCCTTCACTAAG GCACCGGGAACATGGCGTTGGATGCTTGGAGTTGCCGGACTCCCCGCCCTATTGCAGTTCGTTCTCATGCTCGCTCTCCCCGAATCCCCTCGTTGGCTTTACCGCAAg GGTAGAGAAGAAGAAGCGATAACGATACTAAGAAAGATATATCCGGCGAGTGATGTTGAAGCAGAGATCGAAGCTCTCAAGGAATCGGTGGAAAAGGAGATTGAGGAAACAGGGTCATCGGAGAAGATCAACATGATACAATTACTAAAAACAAGGACAGTAAGAAGGGGTCTAATCGCCGGAGTTGGGCTTCAGGTTTTCCAACAGTTCGTCGGAATCAACACCGTGATGTACTACAGTCCGACCATCATTCAATTAGCCGGAATTGCATCAAACCAGACCGCCCTCCTCCTCTCTCTGGTGACAGCTGGGCTCAACGCCTTGGGTTCGGTTGTCAGCATTTATTTCATTGATCGGATTGGGAGAAAGAAGCTGTTGGTGATCAGTTTGATCGGTTGTATCCTCTCGTTAGGGCTTCTTTCCGCCGTGTTTCATGAGACGACATCACATTCGCCGCCTGTTAGCGCGGTGGAGTCCTCCCACTTCGGTAACATCACCTGCCCGGCTTTCACTTCCGCCGGACCTTCTGCTACCTGGAGCTGTATGAGATGCTTAAAGGGTTCTGATTGTGGATTCTGTGCTTCACAAACTGATAAG CTACTACCCGGTGCATGTTTAGTCGAGAACAAAATCGTGAAGGACACGTGTCATGGTGAAGGCCGATTATGGTACACTCGAGGATGCCCGAGTCAATACGGATGGCTCGCACTAGTAGGTTTAGCTCTTTACATCATCTTCTTCTCACCGGGCATGGGAACAGTTCCATGGATTGTCAATTCCGAGATATACCCATTAAGATTCCGAGGTGTTTGTGGTGGAATCGCTGCTACATCAAACTGGATTTCAAATCTTATAGTTGCTCAATCATTCTTGTCGTTAACTGAAGCCATAGGAACTTCATGGACTTTTCTAGGGTTTGGGGTTATATCAGTCGTAGCATTGCTTTTTGTCATCATCTTCGTGCCTGAAACTAAAGGTTTACCCATTGAGGATGTGGAAAAGATGCTTGAGGAACGGGTTTTTCAGTTGAAGTTTTGGAAGAAAAGAACACCGGTTGTGAAGAAATCGGCGCCGGTTTGA